In Phormidium yuhuli AB48, one genomic interval encodes:
- a CDS encoding circularly permuted type 2 ATP-grasp protein, with the protein MKLETYDPTGYYDELFASQGEPRASAKPLIDWIKTLQPGDLRRSQEAAQIALFKLGVTFNVYSDNQGIEKVFPFDIIPRIISAQDWRGLEPGLRQRITALNLFLDDIYNEQRILNDGIVPRHIIESAPGFLKPCMGLKPPGGVWCHITGTDLVRDRDGQWYVLEDNLRVPSGISYVLENRRVLKSTFPSVFQTMAVQAIDDYPSHLLETLLSLAPEQLPNPTVAVLTPGIYNSAYYEHSFLAQQMGVELIEGRDLVVLDGYLQMRTTKGPRRVDVVYRRLDDIFLDPTAFNPDSLLGVPGLMDVYRAGRVALANAPGTGVADDKVVYSFVPEMIRYYLGEDPILPNVPTYLCWRDQDRDHVLQNLETLVVKSANEAGGYGMLVGSQSTAEERAEFAEKIKANPRNYIAQPILCLSQVPTLVGESNEIAGRHVDLRPYILHRGDEVYVHPGGLTRVALKEGSLVVNSSQGGGAKDTWVLME; encoded by the coding sequence GTGAAGCTAGAGACCTACGACCCCACAGGATATTACGACGAACTGTTTGCTAGCCAAGGAGAACCCCGGGCCTCCGCCAAACCGCTCATCGACTGGATTAAGACCTTACAACCGGGAGACTTGCGGCGATCGCAAGAAGCGGCCCAAATTGCCCTCTTCAAACTCGGGGTCACCTTCAACGTCTACAGCGACAACCAAGGCATCGAGAAAGTCTTTCCCTTTGATATTATCCCCCGCATCATCTCCGCCCAAGACTGGAGAGGTCTGGAACCGGGCTTACGACAACGGATTACCGCCCTTAACCTCTTCCTCGATGACATTTACAATGAGCAGCGGATTCTCAACGACGGTATTGTCCCCCGCCACATCATCGAGTCAGCCCCAGGCTTCCTCAAACCCTGCATGGGCCTCAAACCTCCTGGAGGGGTCTGGTGTCATATTACCGGCACCGACCTAGTGCGCGATCGCGATGGTCAATGGTACGTCCTCGAAGATAACCTACGAGTTCCCTCCGGCATCTCCTACGTCCTGGAAAACCGCCGCGTTCTCAAAAGCACCTTTCCCAGTGTCTTCCAAACCATGGCCGTCCAGGCCATTGACGACTATCCCAGTCACCTCCTAGAAACCCTCCTCTCCCTGGCCCCGGAACAACTCCCCAATCCCACCGTAGCGGTTCTCACCCCCGGAATTTATAACTCCGCCTACTACGAACATTCCTTCCTGGCCCAACAGATGGGTGTTGAACTCATCGAAGGACGAGATTTAGTGGTTCTCGACGGTTACCTACAAATGCGGACCACCAAGGGCCCTCGGCGAGTGGATGTAGTCTACCGCCGTCTCGATGATATCTTCCTCGACCCCACCGCCTTCAATCCCGACTCCCTCTTAGGAGTTCCCGGACTCATGGATGTGTATCGGGCCGGACGAGTGGCCCTGGCTAACGCCCCCGGAACCGGTGTCGCCGATGATAAAGTTGTTTATTCCTTCGTCCCCGAGATGATTCGTTACTATCTCGGCGAAGACCCCATCCTCCCGAACGTTCCCACCTATCTCTGTTGGCGAGACCAGGACCGTGACCATGTCCTACAAAACCTAGAAACCCTAGTGGTGAAGTCGGCCAATGAAGCGGGAGGCTATGGAATGCTGGTGGGAAGCCAATCCACCGCCGAGGAACGAGCCGAGTTTGCGGAGAAAATTAAAGCCAATCCCCGCAACTATATTGCTCAACCCATCCTCTGTTTATCTCAGGTTCCCACCCTCGTCGGCGAAAGCAACGAAATTGCAGGTCGCCATGTGGATTTACGACCCTATATTCTCCATCGCGGCGATGAGGTCTATGTTCATCCCGGTGGACTGACCCGAGTCGCTTTAAAAGAAGGGTCTTTAGTGGTTAACTCCTCTCAGGGGGGAGGGGCCAAAGATACCTGGGTCTTAATGGAATAA
- a CDS encoding alpha-E domain-containing protein, translating to MLSRVANSIYWLNRYIERAENVARFIDVNLNLMLDLPSGVSQQWKPLVVTTGDLKLFEERYGEATAENVIQFLTFDLDYPNSILSCLRAARENARSIREIISSEMWEEVNTFYHMVQEAAANNGYHNVDNLFQQLFFHVKFASHRFAGVMDATMSHNEGWHFGQLGRLIERADKKARILDVKYYILLPSAQLVGTPLDQIQWIALLKSASAYEMYRKYQHRIIPARVAEFMILNREFPRSISFCVQEAERCLHKITGTPVGTWCNGAERSLGQLCAKLGYITIEDIIDNGLHEFLDGFQKELNAVDDQISATFFSLAPLVSEPPMNQQFQTLHW from the coding sequence ATGCTGAGTCGTGTTGCAAATTCAATTTATTGGCTCAATCGCTATATTGAACGGGCTGAAAATGTGGCTCGTTTTATTGATGTTAACCTAAACTTGATGTTGGATTTACCCTCCGGGGTCAGCCAACAGTGGAAACCCTTGGTGGTTACCACCGGTGATCTAAAACTGTTTGAAGAGCGTTATGGTGAGGCAACCGCTGAAAATGTGATTCAGTTTCTCACCTTTGATTTAGACTATCCCAACTCCATTTTATCCTGCTTGCGAGCCGCTCGGGAAAATGCCCGCTCAATTCGGGAAATTATTTCTTCAGAAATGTGGGAAGAGGTCAATACCTTCTATCATATGGTACAAGAGGCGGCGGCAAATAATGGCTATCATAATGTAGATAACCTGTTTCAACAGTTGTTTTTTCATGTGAAGTTTGCCAGTCATCGCTTTGCAGGGGTCATGGATGCCACCATGAGTCATAATGAGGGCTGGCATTTTGGTCAATTGGGACGCTTAATTGAACGGGCAGATAAAAAAGCGCGAATTTTAGATGTTAAATACTATATTCTGTTGCCCTCAGCTCAGTTGGTGGGAACGCCCCTAGATCAAATTCAATGGATTGCCCTGTTGAAGTCTGCGAGCGCCTATGAGATGTACCGGAAATATCAACATCGGATTATTCCGGCCCGTGTGGCTGAGTTTATGATTCTCAACCGTGAGTTTCCTCGGTCGATTAGTTTTTGTGTGCAAGAAGCGGAACGCTGTTTGCATAAAATCACAGGAACGCCCGTGGGAACCTGGTGTAATGGTGCGGAACGGTCGTTGGGACAACTCTGTGCTAAATTGGGGTACATCACCATTGAAGATATTATCGACAATGGACTGCATGAGTTTTTGGATGGTTTTCAAAAGGAATTAAATGCGGTCGATGACCAAATTTCTGCGACCTTCTTTAGCCTAGCACCGTTGGTATCTGAGCCTCCGATGAACCAACAATTTCAAACCTTACACTGGTAA
- a CDS encoding transglutaminase family protein, which translates to MSQFKIDHLTTYRYNQAVFLKPHLYRLYPHSHGHQRLLSYRLDVTPEPLGRSPVVDLDGNTVIKLWFEKPTTQLQFHSQAQVETLQTNPFEYLLDDGVGRLPIDYPSSLRSQLLPYLNPPLALPQGVDPTAVELAEELLHLADHQTLRFLNDLNQRIYSQCNYVTRLDGDPQPPGITWRTRRGSCRDVTVLFAAVCRAVGLAARFVSGYQEGDPDQQDYDLHAWVEVYLPGAGWRGYDPTHGLAVADGHISVAASPYPRYAAPVQGTVTPQHPVWESGQPLETSLETRIRIEGDRP; encoded by the coding sequence ATGAGCCAATTTAAAATCGATCACCTCACCACCTATCGCTATAACCAGGCGGTGTTCCTCAAGCCTCATCTCTATCGCCTTTATCCCCATAGTCATGGCCACCAACGACTGTTGAGCTATCGACTCGATGTGACGCCGGAACCGTTGGGGCGATCGCCGGTAGTAGATCTCGATGGCAATACGGTCATTAAACTCTGGTTTGAGAAGCCGACAACCCAACTCCAGTTCCATTCTCAGGCCCAGGTAGAAACCCTACAAACCAATCCCTTTGAGTATCTGCTCGATGATGGGGTGGGACGGCTGCCGATTGATTATCCGAGTTCCCTGCGATCGCAACTTCTACCCTATCTGAATCCTCCCCTCGCACTCCCCCAGGGGGTTGACCCCACCGCTGTGGAGTTAGCCGAAGAACTGTTACATTTAGCCGACCATCAAACCCTACGCTTTCTTAATGACCTGAATCAACGGATTTATAGCCAATGTAATTACGTCACCCGCCTCGACGGAGACCCCCAACCTCCCGGTATTACCTGGCGGACGAGACGAGGCTCCTGTCGCGATGTCACGGTCTTATTTGCCGCCGTCTGTCGCGCTGTGGGATTAGCGGCACGCTTTGTCAGTGGCTATCAAGAGGGGGACCCAGACCAACAGGACTATGACCTTCATGCTTGGGTAGAGGTTTATCTCCCCGGTGCCGGTTGGCGAGGCTATGACCCCACCCATGGCTTGGCGGTGGCCGATGGACATATTAGCGTCGCTGCCAGTCCCTACCCTCGTTATGCCGCACCGGTCCAGGGGACAGTCACCCCCCAGCACCCGGTTTGGGAGAGTGGGCAACCCTTAGAAACTAGCTTAGAGACGCGCATCCGCATTGAGGGCGATCGCCCTTAA
- a CDS encoding Rne/Rng family ribonuclease, with amino-acid sequence MPKQIIIAEQHRIAAVFSEDQIQELVVATGTHQVSDVYVGTVENVIPGIDAAFVNIGDPERNGFMHVTDLGPLRLKRSSNAITELLTPKQKVLVQVMKEPTGNKGPRLTGNITLPGRYLVLMPFGKGVHLSRRIVSESQRNTLRALAILIKPAGMGLLVRTEAEGVGEDAIIEDLEVLQKQWEVILEEYNTTREPTLLNRDDDFIQRVLRDMYNTDVNRIVVDSPNGLKRVKQNIANWNDGKNLSVSIDHHSESQPILEYFRVNAAIREALKPRVDLPSGGYIIIEPTEALTVVDVNSGSFTRSATSRETVLWTNCEAAVEIARQLRLRNIAGVIVIDFIDMDSRHDKLKVLEQFNTELAADKARPQIAQLSELGLVELTRKRQGQNIYELFSEPCPTCTGLGHLAKLPGEEEVRTVEVSRSSTVETSKGQSSQTPPPPRNGDTPAPRLRDSGPRLRDRSPSTVDVPSDTLSENEGETPEIDLIHHPSYQEMGDGTTRRRRRRRFASPDIKAHAEETAKSNVSRHDSADESQRDGVPRAGGERPTVDVANDSSPEPDVEEEKSRSRSSRESKAEEAPEVITVEMTPEEQEVYAMMGISPCVKLGKFPKNPKSATIHVISPGENPGTLEVRSLDKGAPVKSSSERETESAVSSEPVSQGKATATLTESEDKADTSKTDSDEGSESSSSGRKGRTTRRRRRRSSASSDS; translated from the coding sequence ATGCCCAAGCAAATTATTATCGCCGAGCAGCATCGAATTGCTGCTGTCTTTTCTGAAGATCAAATCCAGGAGCTGGTTGTTGCCACTGGAACCCATCAGGTGAGCGATGTTTATGTGGGAACCGTTGAGAACGTGATTCCTGGAATCGACGCCGCCTTTGTCAACATTGGTGATCCTGAGCGAAACGGCTTTATGCACGTGACCGACTTGGGACCCCTACGACTCAAACGCTCCTCCAATGCCATCACCGAACTCCTGACCCCCAAACAGAAGGTTTTGGTGCAGGTGATGAAAGAACCCACGGGGAACAAAGGACCCCGTTTGACGGGAAATATCACCCTTCCCGGTCGCTATTTGGTCTTAATGCCTTTTGGTAAAGGAGTTCACCTATCTCGACGCATCGTCAGTGAATCCCAACGCAATACCTTGCGGGCCTTGGCCATTTTGATTAAACCCGCTGGCATGGGATTACTGGTGCGGACGGAAGCGGAAGGGGTTGGGGAAGATGCCATTATTGAAGACCTAGAGGTCTTGCAAAAGCAATGGGAGGTGATTCTCGAAGAGTACAACACCACTCGGGAACCGACCCTGCTCAACCGGGATGATGATTTCATTCAACGGGTGTTGCGGGATATGTACAACACCGATGTCAACCGGATTGTGGTCGATTCTCCCAATGGACTCAAACGGGTTAAGCAAAACATTGCCAATTGGAATGATGGCAAAAACCTTTCCGTCTCCATTGATCATCACAGCGAATCTCAGCCGATTTTAGAGTATTTCCGAGTCAATGCGGCCATTCGCGAAGCTCTGAAACCTCGGGTTGATCTGCCCTCGGGGGGCTATATCATCATTGAACCCACGGAAGCCTTAACGGTGGTGGATGTCAACTCCGGTTCCTTTACCCGTTCAGCCACTTCTCGGGAGACGGTGTTATGGACTAACTGTGAAGCCGCCGTTGAAATTGCTCGACAACTGCGTCTGCGCAATATTGCCGGGGTCATCGTCATCGACTTCATTGACATGGACTCCCGCCACGATAAGTTAAAGGTCTTGGAGCAGTTCAATACGGAGTTAGCGGCGGATAAGGCCCGACCCCAGATTGCTCAATTGTCCGAGTTGGGCTTAGTGGAGTTAACCCGTAAGCGTCAGGGACAAAACATTTATGAGTTGTTTAGTGAACCCTGTCCCACCTGTACGGGGTTGGGACATTTAGCTAAGCTTCCTGGGGAAGAGGAGGTACGAACGGTTGAGGTGAGCCGCAGTAGCACTGTTGAGACGAGTAAAGGACAATCCTCTCAAACTCCCCCACCTCCTCGTAATGGAGATACACCGGCCCCACGCTTACGGGATAGTGGCCCGAGATTGCGCGATCGCAGTCCCAGTACGGTCGATGTTCCCTCAGACACCCTCTCAGAGAATGAGGGAGAAACTCCAGAAATTGATCTGATTCATCACCCCAGTTATCAAGAAATGGGGGATGGAACCACCCGCCGCCGCCGTCGCCGTCGTTTTGCCAGTCCCGATATCAAAGCTCATGCGGAGGAGACGGCCAAGTCCAACGTTAGCCGTCATGACTCTGCCGATGAGTCTCAACGTGATGGCGTTCCGCGCGCCGGAGGTGAACGTCCCACAGTGGACGTGGCCAACGACAGCAGCCCCGAGCCGGATGTGGAAGAGGAAAAATCTCGCAGTCGCAGTTCTCGGGAGAGTAAAGCCGAGGAGGCTCCTGAAGTGATTACGGTGGAGATGACCCCTGAGGAACAGGAGGTCTACGCCATGATGGGAATTTCTCCCTGCGTTAAGTTGGGCAAGTTTCCCAAAAATCCCAAGTCGGCCACGATTCATGTGATCAGTCCTGGGGAAAACCCGGGAACTCTGGAGGTACGGTCGTTAGATAAAGGCGCGCCGGTAAAGTCCTCGTCTGAGCGGGAGACGGAATCAGCCGTCTCATCTGAGCCAGTGAGTCAGGGGAAAGCGACGGCTACCCTCACTGAGTCCGAGGACAAGGCTGACACCTCCAAGACGGACAGTGACGAGGGGAGCGAAAGCAGTTCTTCCGGGCGTAAAGGTCGCACCACCCGCCGCCGTCGCCGCCGTTCCTCCGCCAGCTCGGACTCGTGA
- a CDS encoding ribonuclease HII: MTLFELTPQPRSSWERVAGVDEVGRGALFGPVVAAAVLLTPEQEQQLQEIGVKDSKQLGANQRQALNEEIRAIALDVQVAQATVAEIDQFNILNASLLAMKRAVLALTPSPDGCLVDGNRAIPELPLPQETRVGGDRQEIAIAAASIVAKVWRDAAIVDLASDYPHYDLTANKGYGTAKHRQALEEFGRSPQHRRSFAPCRTVRDASQRQLQFPDEPH, translated from the coding sequence GTGACCTTGTTTGAGTTAACCCCCCAGCCTCGTTCCTCCTGGGAGCGGGTGGCTGGGGTGGATGAGGTGGGACGCGGGGCCTTATTTGGCCCCGTGGTCGCGGCGGCGGTTTTGCTGACTCCTGAACAAGAGCAACAGCTACAGGAGATAGGGGTCAAAGACAGTAAGCAACTGGGGGCAAACCAGCGGCAGGCCTTGAACGAGGAGATTCGTGCGATCGCCCTGGATGTCCAAGTGGCTCAAGCGACGGTGGCGGAAATTGACCAATTCAACATTCTCAATGCCAGTTTATTAGCCATGAAACGGGCAGTTTTAGCCTTAACCCCCAGTCCCGACGGCTGTTTAGTGGATGGGAACCGGGCGATTCCTGAATTACCCTTGCCTCAAGAAACCCGAGTGGGGGGCGATCGCCAGGAAATTGCCATCGCCGCTGCCAGTATTGTGGCTAAAGTCTGGCGGGATGCTGCCATTGTCGACTTAGCCTCTGACTATCCCCACTACGATTTAACAGCTAACAAAGGCTATGGAACCGCCAAACACCGCCAAGCCTTAGAGGAATTTGGCCGGTCCCCTCAGCATCGCCGCTCATTTGCCCCCTGTCGCACCGTCCGAGATGCCTCACAACGGCAACTTCAATTCCCGGATGAGCCTCATTAA